A region from the Pseudomonas sp. KU26590 genome encodes:
- a CDS encoding transporter substrate-binding domain-containing protein has protein sequence MDSMNTRITAGLLLSMVSIVQAQAAETPSHLDTVMQKGQMAVCTTGDYKPYTFLKSDGQYEGIDIELAQSLAQSLGVKIEWVPTTWKTLMTDFTAGKCDMAVGGISVTLERQKKAAFSSTLDIDGKVPLVRCEDESKYQTLEQINQPGVRLIEPQGGTNEAFAHAYLPNASLAFHDNKTIFQQLLDKQADVMITDASEALYQQKRMPGLCTVNPSNYMQYGEKAYLLPRDDVAWKAYVDQWLHLSKATGAYKKVVGEWLAMPTE, from the coding sequence ATCGACTCGATGAACACACGCATCACCGCCGGTTTGCTGTTGAGCATGGTCAGCATCGTCCAGGCCCAGGCCGCTGAGACGCCGTCGCACCTGGACACCGTCATGCAGAAGGGCCAAATGGCCGTTTGCACGACAGGGGATTACAAGCCCTACACGTTTCTCAAGTCCGACGGCCAGTACGAAGGCATCGACATCGAACTGGCCCAGTCGCTGGCGCAGAGCCTGGGGGTGAAGATCGAGTGGGTCCCGACCACTTGGAAAACCCTGATGACCGATTTCACGGCTGGCAAATGCGACATGGCGGTCGGCGGAATCTCGGTCACCCTGGAGCGGCAAAAGAAGGCGGCGTTCAGCAGCACGCTGGACATCGACGGCAAGGTCCCGCTGGTGCGCTGCGAAGACGAGTCGAAGTACCAGACCCTCGAGCAGATCAATCAGCCCGGCGTTCGCCTGATTGAACCTCAAGGCGGCACCAACGAAGCCTTTGCCCACGCCTATCTGCCCAACGCCAGCCTGGCCTTTCACGACAACAAAACCATTTTCCAGCAGTTGCTCGACAAGCAAGCCGACGTGATGATCACCGACGCGTCCGAAGCGCTCTACCAGCAGAAACGCATGCCCGGCTTGTGTACAGTCAATCCGTCGAATTACATGCAGTACGGCGAAAAGGCCTATCTGCTGCCGCGGGATGACGTGGCCTGGAAGGCCTACGTTGACCAATGGCTGCATCTCTCTAAAGCCACCGGCGCTTACAAGAAAGTGGTAGGCGAGTGGCTGGCGATGCCTACAGAGTGA
- a CDS encoding ATPase produces MKTNRTITRAFCVELQEELSIVAARREYFSQELPRARFSFLCSSEPCRALGVKITGVRYDVKPQEHPTFVAAHYRANPNYEHHADCEWVDEAVETPVVQEAETEAESELRKVKRKLDDYIDVFDPSPKERAKPTSPTDKPDADPPEKPDDIAAPADTLKAKQEKQNRTSNLERLVDSFRQAQASLSKEELALLTLRIPGQGEVSLRAYFRHIKFAQLNDERRVLYGGGLVERYGTGFKFKFFDRLQGKLVTLYVSPVQMQAYRSSRYLSELLSHADEVRFFTIFALGTLVASPSGKSVSVEIEDLRHLAIVLGPAKDPEEASAKGPTS; encoded by the coding sequence ATGAAAACCAATAGAACCATTACTCGCGCATTTTGCGTCGAGCTGCAGGAAGAGCTTTCCATCGTGGCGGCGCGACGTGAGTACTTTTCTCAAGAGCTACCCCGGGCGCGCTTCAGTTTCCTGTGTTCGTCAGAGCCGTGCCGAGCCCTGGGTGTCAAAATCACCGGGGTTCGCTATGACGTTAAGCCCCAGGAGCATCCGACTTTCGTTGCCGCGCACTACCGGGCCAACCCGAACTACGAACATCACGCCGATTGCGAATGGGTGGATGAAGCCGTCGAGACGCCGGTTGTGCAGGAAGCCGAAACCGAGGCCGAAAGCGAGCTGCGCAAGGTCAAGCGCAAGCTGGACGACTACATCGACGTCTTCGATCCGAGCCCGAAGGAACGCGCAAAACCCACATCGCCGACAGATAAGCCTGACGCCGATCCGCCCGAGAAGCCCGACGACATCGCGGCCCCTGCTGACACATTGAAGGCCAAACAGGAAAAGCAAAATCGCACCAGCAATCTGGAGCGCCTGGTCGACAGCTTTCGTCAGGCCCAAGCCTCGTTGAGCAAGGAAGAACTCGCGCTGCTGACCCTGCGCATTCCAGGTCAGGGCGAGGTGTCCCTGCGCGCCTATTTCCGCCATATCAAGTTCGCCCAGCTGAATGACGAGCGACGCGTGCTGTATGGCGGCGGACTGGTCGAGCGCTACGGGACAGGCTTCAAATTCAAGTTCTTCGATCGCCTGCAAGGCAAGTTGGTGACCTTGTACGTCTCACCCGTGCAGATGCAGGCCTATCGCTCCAGTCGCTACCTCAGCGAGCTGCTGAGCCATGCGGACGAGGTGCGCTTCTTCACCATCTTTGCCTTGGGCACACTGGTCGCCAGCCCTTCCGGGAAAAGCGTCAGCGTGGAGATCGAAGACTTGCGCCATCTGGCCATCGTGCTCGGGCCGGCAAAAGACCCCGAAGAGGCCTCTGCCAAAGGGCCAACCAGCTAA
- the cyoE gene encoding heme o synthase, whose amino-acid sequence MSLKHFIQITKPGIIFGNVLSVAGGFFLASKGHVDIGLFLAAVIGTSLVVASGCVFNNCIDRDIDVKMERTKNRVLVQGLVSVKLALIYATVLGIVGVGLLYTKANALAALFAVIGFVIYVGFYSLYLKRRSVHGTLVGSLSGAMPPVIGYVAVSNTFDLAALTLLVMFSLWQMPHSYAIAIFRFNDYRAASIPVLPVKRGIRVAKRHILIYILAFLLATLMLTFGGYAGLNYLAVAAAMGMYWLYMAWTGYKAKDDTVWARKLFVFSIFTITALSVAMSLDFQVTKELLVTYAAP is encoded by the coding sequence ATGTCACTGAAGCACTTTATCCAAATCACCAAACCGGGGATCATTTTCGGTAACGTGCTTTCGGTGGCAGGTGGCTTTTTTCTGGCGTCCAAGGGACATGTCGACATCGGCCTGTTCCTGGCAGCGGTGATCGGGACTTCACTGGTGGTGGCTTCTGGCTGCGTATTCAACAACTGCATCGATCGCGATATCGATGTGAAGATGGAGCGCACCAAGAATCGGGTGCTGGTGCAAGGGTTGGTGTCAGTGAAACTGGCGCTGATCTACGCCACCGTGCTGGGCATTGTCGGCGTCGGTCTGCTGTACACCAAGGCCAACGCACTGGCGGCGCTGTTTGCCGTGATCGGCTTCGTGATCTACGTCGGCTTCTACAGCCTGTACCTGAAGCGCAGGTCGGTTCATGGCACGTTGGTGGGCAGCCTGTCGGGCGCGATGCCACCGGTGATTGGTTACGTCGCAGTCAGCAACACCTTCGACCTCGCGGCGTTGACCTTGCTGGTGATGTTCAGCCTGTGGCAGATGCCTCACTCGTACGCCATCGCGATTTTCCGCTTCAACGACTATAGGGCTGCCTCGATTCCGGTCTTGCCGGTAAAACGCGGTATCCGGGTCGCCAAGCGGCACATCCTGATCTACATCCTGGCTTTCCTGCTCGCGACCTTGATGCTGACGTTCGGCGGCTACGCCGGGCTCAACTACCTGGCCGTGGCAGCGGCGATGGGCATGTACTGGTTGTACATGGCCTGGACCGGCTACAAAGCCAAAGACGACACCGTTTGGGCACGCAAGCTGTTCGTGTTCTCCATCTTCACGATCACAGCCTTGAGCGTGGCGATGTCGCTGGATTTTCAGGTAACTAAGGAGCTGTTGGTGACATACGCAGCGCCTTAG
- a CDS encoding cytochrome o ubiquinol oxidase subunit III produces the protein MSNLVFDGAKGHDHGHDHEHDHGHHDAGEMKIYGFWIYLMTDCILFASIFAIYAVLVNNVAGGPAGHDIFELPYVLGETACLLLSSITYGFAMLAMHKGNKSGVLGWLFVTFLFGLGFIGMEINEFHLLISEGYGPNRSGFLSAFFTLVGTHGLHVTSGLIWMAIMMYQVSKHGLTGTNQTRLSMLSLFWHFLDVVWICVFTVVYLMGTI, from the coding sequence ATGTCGAACTTAGTATTTGATGGTGCGAAGGGTCACGACCACGGTCATGACCACGAGCACGACCATGGTCACCATGACGCCGGCGAGATGAAAATCTACGGCTTCTGGATCTACCTGATGACCGACTGCATTCTGTTTGCGTCGATCTTCGCCATTTACGCGGTACTGGTTAATAACGTTGCGGGTGGTCCTGCGGGCCACGACATCTTCGAACTGCCTTACGTGCTTGGCGAAACCGCCTGCCTGTTGCTCAGCTCGATCACCTACGGCTTCGCCATGCTGGCGATGCACAAGGGCAACAAGTCGGGCGTTCTGGGTTGGTTGTTCGTGACCTTCCTGTTCGGCCTGGGCTTCATCGGCATGGAGATCAACGAGTTCCACCTGCTGATCTCCGAAGGTTACGGTCCTAACCGCAGCGGCTTCCTGTCGGCGTTCTTCACGCTGGTCGGCACCCACGGTCTGCACGTGACCAGCGGCCTGATCTGGATGGCGATCATGATGTATCAGGTCTCCAAGCACGGTCTGACCGGGACCAACCAGACTCGCCTGAGCATGCTCAGCCTGTTCTGGCACTTCCTGGACGTTGTCTGGATCTGCGTGTTTACCGTTGTCTATCTGATGGGGACCATTTAA
- the cyoB gene encoding cytochrome o ubiquinol oxidase subunit I, which translates to MFGKLSLDAIPFHEPIVMITVAMIAIGGVALVGLITYFKKWTYLYTEWLTSVDHKKIGVMYIIIAMVMLLRGFADAVLMRSQLAMATEGSPGYLPPEHYDQIFTAHGVIMIIFMAMPFFTGLMNIVVPLQIGARDVAFPFLNSLSLYLLLSGVILVNVSLGVGEFARTGWVAYPPLSELGYSPGVGVDYYIWALQLSGLGTTLTGVNFLVTVLKMRTPGMKLMDMPIFTWTCTWANVLIVASFPILTGTLAFLTLDRYLDFHIFTNELGGNPMMYVNLFWAWGHPEVYILILPAFGVFSEVISTFTGKRLFGHHSMIYASGAISILGFMVWLHHFFTMGSGASVNAFFGLATMLISIPTGVKLFNWLFTIYQGRLRFTAPVMWTLGFMVTFSIGGMTGVLLAIPGADFVLHNSLFVIAHFHNVIIGGAVFGYIAGFAFWFPKAFGFKLNEKWGKAAFWFWISGFYVAFMPLYALGFMGMTRRLNTTDNPDWTPYLHVAFVGALLIAIGIACQLIQIFVSIRDREQNRDLTGDPWNGHTLEWSTSSPPPFYNFAEMPKANEIDPFYAAKRDGEAYKVPAKYSDIHMPNNTATGMIMGGLLTVFGFAMIWHIFWLAAVSLIGTIVYFVIHAARDDQGYMVPASEVARIEGEQHAILARVRNDQTNTPVNKLEQA; encoded by the coding sequence ATGTTTGGTAAATTAAGTCTGGACGCGATTCCGTTCCACGAGCCGATAGTCATGATCACGGTCGCCATGATCGCGATCGGTGGTGTGGCGCTGGTGGGCCTGATCACGTACTTCAAGAAGTGGACTTACCTCTACACCGAGTGGCTGACGTCCGTCGACCACAAGAAAATCGGTGTCATGTACATCATCATTGCAATGGTCATGCTGCTGCGCGGCTTTGCCGATGCCGTGCTGATGCGTTCGCAATTGGCCATGGCCACTGAAGGCTCACCCGGCTACCTGCCGCCTGAGCACTATGACCAGATCTTCACCGCTCACGGTGTGATCATGATCATCTTCATGGCAATGCCGTTCTTCACTGGCCTGATGAACATTGTCGTGCCTCTGCAGATTGGCGCTCGTGACGTTGCCTTCCCGTTCCTGAACTCCTTGAGCCTGTATCTGCTGCTCTCCGGCGTGATTCTGGTCAACGTGTCTCTGGGCGTCGGCGAGTTCGCACGTACCGGCTGGGTTGCCTATCCACCGCTGTCGGAACTGGGTTATAGCCCGGGCGTGGGTGTGGATTACTACATCTGGGCACTGCAGCTGTCAGGACTGGGGACAACGCTAACCGGGGTCAACTTCCTGGTCACCGTGCTGAAGATGCGTACCCCTGGCATGAAACTGATGGACATGCCGATCTTCACCTGGACCTGCACCTGGGCCAACGTCCTGATCGTGGCTTCGTTCCCGATCCTGACCGGCACCCTGGCGTTCCTGACCCTCGATCGTTACCTGGACTTCCACATCTTCACGAACGAGTTGGGTGGTAACCCGATGATGTACGTGAACCTGTTCTGGGCGTGGGGTCACCCTGAGGTTTACATCCTGATTCTGCCGGCGTTCGGGGTCTTCTCCGAAGTCATCTCGACGTTCACTGGCAAACGACTGTTCGGCCATCACTCGATGATCTACGCCTCTGGTGCGATCTCGATTCTCGGCTTCATGGTCTGGCTGCACCACTTCTTCACCATGGGTTCGGGTGCAAGCGTCAACGCCTTCTTCGGTCTGGCGACGATGCTGATTTCCATCCCGACGGGTGTGAAGCTGTTCAACTGGCTGTTTACGATCTACCAGGGACGTCTGCGCTTCACCGCGCCAGTCATGTGGACCCTGGGCTTCATGGTGACCTTCTCCATCGGTGGTATGACCGGCGTACTGCTGGCTATCCCGGGTGCCGACTTCGTTCTGCACAACAGCCTGTTCGTGATCGCGCACTTCCATAACGTGATCATCGGTGGCGCTGTGTTCGGTTACATCGCCGGCTTCGCGTTCTGGTTCCCTAAAGCGTTCGGCTTCAAGCTGAACGAGAAGTGGGGCAAGGCAGCGTTCTGGTTCTGGATCTCGGGCTTCTACGTCGCCTTCATGCCGCTGTACGCACTGGGCTTCATGGGCATGACCCGTCGTCTGAACACCACTGACAACCCGGACTGGACGCCGTACCTGCACGTCGCGTTCGTCGGTGCTTTGCTGATCGCTATCGGTATCGCCTGTCAGTTGATCCAGATCTTCGTGAGTATCCGTGACCGCGAGCAGAACCGCGATCTGACCGGTGACCCATGGAATGGCCACACCCTGGAATGGTCCACCTCGTCGCCACCGCCTTTCTACAACTTTGCAGAAATGCCGAAAGCCAACGAGATTGATCCGTTCTATGCCGCCAAGCGTGATGGCGAGGCGTACAAGGTTCCGGCCAAGTACTCCGATATCCACATGCCGAACAACACGGCAACGGGCATGATCATGGGCGGTCTGCTGACCGTGTTCGGTTTCGCGATGATCTGGCACATCTTCTGGCTGGCTGCCGTCAGCTTGATCGGTACCATCGTGTACTTCGTGATTCACGCGGCACGTGACGATCAGGGCTACATGGTTCCTGCATCCGAAGTGGCACGCATCGAAGGCGAACAGCACGCGATCCTGGCCCGGGTCCGCAACGACCAGACAAACACTCCTGTCAACAAGCTGGAGCAGGCATAA
- the cyoD gene encoding cytochrome o ubiquinol oxidase subunit IV has product MANSHQSHDDAGHGSFKSYMVGFVLSIILTAIPFGLVMFPTISKVATLWVVLIFAVVQVLVHLVYFLHLDRSAAQRNNVIAFAFAGLVIVLLVGLSTWIMFSIHTAMMAK; this is encoded by the coding sequence ATGGCGAATTCACATCAATCCCATGACGATGCCGGCCACGGCAGCTTCAAGTCCTACATGGTCGGTTTCGTACTGTCGATCATCCTGACCGCGATTCCCTTCGGTCTGGTGATGTTCCCGACGATTTCGAAAGTGGCCACTCTGTGGGTCGTTCTGATCTTCGCAGTCGTGCAGGTTCTGGTTCACCTGGTGTACTTCCTGCACCTTGACCGATCCGCAGCACAGCGCAACAACGTCATCGCGTTTGCCTTCGCTGGCCTTGTGATCGTGCTGCTCGTTGGCTTGAGCACCTGGATCATGTTCAGCATTCACACCGCCATGATGGCGAAGTGA